A region of the Arsenicicoccus dermatophilus genome:
CGGCAGGAGTCCCGCGGAGGCCACACCCGCACCGACGCGCCTGCCACGGCCGCGCCGCACCACACCCACCTGACCCAGGACGACGTCCTGGCCACCACCACCGAGAGGATCGCCTCATGAGGGCCCTGCCCGACGTCATGCTCGAGCCGCTCGTGCGGGCCGCGCTGCTCGAGGACCTGGGCCGCGCGGGCGACCTCACGACCGACGCGATCATCCCCGCCGACGCCACCGCCACCGTCCGCCTCGTCGCCCGCGACCCCGGCGTGGTCGCCGGCACCGACCTGGCCCGCCTCGCCTGGACCCTGCTCGACCCGCGCGTCCAGGTGCGCATCGACCGCCCGGACGGCTCACGCGTCACCCCCGGCGAGGTGATCGGCGAGGCCACCGGCCCGGCCCGCGCCCTCCTGACCGGCGAGCGCGTCGGCCTCAACCTCCTCGGCCACCTGTCCGGCATCGCCACCGCGACCGCGCGCCTCGCCGACGCCATCGCGCACACGTCCGCGAGCGTCTGCTGCACCCGCAAGACCACCCCCGGGCTGCGCGCGGTCGAGAAGGCAGCGGTGCGGGCGGGCGGGGGCAGCAACCACCGCTTCG
Encoded here:
- the nadC gene encoding carboxylating nicotinate-nucleotide diphosphorylase is translated as MRALPDVMLEPLVRAALLEDLGRAGDLTTDAIIPADATATVRLVARDPGVVAGTDLARLAWTLLDPRVQVRIDRPDGSRVTPGEVIGEATGPARALLTGERVGLNLLGHLSGIATATARLADAIAHTSASVCCTRKTTPGLRAVEKAAVRAGGGSNHRFGLDDAVLVKDNHVAVAGSVTAAVRLARAEVGHLVKIECEVDTLDQLRELLEVGADAVLLDNMTPQELREAVALVDGRMITEASGRVDETTIVPIAEAGVDLISVGRLTHSAAVLDVGLDHVG